The following are encoded together in the Osmia lignaria lignaria isolate PbOS001 chromosome 6, iyOsmLign1, whole genome shotgun sequence genome:
- the LOC117601523 gene encoding agrin, with protein MSKNILRKPSKIPRKWKSTSERSKKKKKKISSDGERRAGLETLVLRSVDFVTAACPRICPPSGEPVCGSDGVIYASQCEMRKKMCGKGVTVSTEKTACLRSSGSKCEHRCPGDQDPVCGTDGRTYLNKCMLRVEICRVGIELSHLGPCNNISAHRENCPVSCDFAPLDGPICGSDGNVYKSTCQMKLLTCGQGVVRTNKKHCQTTRHCRESCWRGAKPACGSDGILYSNTCKMRAKNCGKHVFEVPMSFCVSRERTSGGQTNACPLDCKNEPEAPTCGSDGSIYRNECEMQMLNCGQARRKVTVVDFEKCRPRLTKCMKQQQRCGNDVDPVCGSDANTYSNQCHLNVAVCLKGIQLAHVGECTTLKETEQCPEDCTEVPEEPVCGSDGNVYRSLCHLRRETCGQRVVQVPAQHCRTTALCNQICSGERQFVCGSDNKLYRNECEMKRDNCGKHVYVVPMKRCVQGFLFRGCQKICPPYYDPVCGTDGMTYSNECFLEIENCRSRSLVTKKYHGVCGQPTEEPKNYLY; from the exons ACTTCGTGACCGCTGCCTGTCCAAGAATATGTCCGCCGAGCGGAGAGCCGGTCTGCGGTAGCGATGGGGTGATCTACGCGTCCCAGTGTGAAATGCGGAAGAAGATGTGTGGAAAGG GGGTAACCGTGTCCACGGAGAAGACCGCCTGCCTAAGGTCATCAGGTAGCAAGTGCGAGCATCGTTGTCCAGGAGATCAGGATCCTGTATGCGGTACCGATGGCCGCACGTATCTGAACAAGTGCATGTTAAGGGTCGAGATCTGCAGGGTCGGCATCGAGTTGTCTCACTTGGGTCCCTGCAATAACATCTCCGCCCACAGGGAGAATTGCCCTGTGTCTTGTGACTTTGCACCGCTCGATGGACCCATCTGTGGAAGCGATGGAAACGTTTACAAGTCTACTTGCCAAATGAAGCTGCTCACCTGCGG ACAAGGCGTCGTGCGTACGAACAAAAAGCATTGTCAGACGACGAGACACTGTCGTGAATCTTGTTGGCGTGGGGCCAAGCCAGCCTGCGGTAGCGACGGCATCCTCTACTCGAACACCTGCAAAATGCGAGCTAAGAATTGCGG CAAGCACGTGTTCGAGGTGCCAATGTCGTTCTGCGTGTCGCGGGAGCGGACATCCGGTGGTCAAACGAACGCGTGTCCTTTGGACTGTAAAAATGAACCGGAAGCGCCAACCTGCGGATCGGACGGAAGTATATATAGGAACGAGTGCGAGATGCAGATGTTGAATTGCGG GCAAGCGAGAAGAAAGGTGACCGTGGTGGATTTCGAGAAGTGTCGACCACGTTTGACTAAGTGTATGAAACAACAGCAAAGATGCGGGAACGATGTAGATCCAGTATGTGGAAGCGACGCGAACACTTATTCGAATCAGTGTCATCTGAACGTGGCAGTGTGCCT AAAGGGCATTCAATTGGCTCACGTAGGAGAATGCACGACCTTGAAAGAGACCGAACAGTGCCCCGAAGATTGTACCGAGGTACCCGAAGAACCAGTTTGTGGAAGTGACGGCAACGTTTACCG GTCCCTTTGCCATCTGCGGCGTGAAACATGCGGTCAGAGGGTGGTTCAAGTTCCAGCACAACATTGTCGTACCACAGCACTTTGCAACCAGATCTGCAGCGGGGAACGCCAGTTTGTTTGCGGTTCCGACAACAAGCTTTATCGTAACGAGTGCGAGATGAAGAGGGACAATTGCGG AAAACACGTGTACGTTGTGCCCATGAAGAGATGCGTCCAAGGCTTTTTGTTCCGTGGCTGCCAAAAGATCTGCCCGCCCTATTATGATCCGGTTTGTGGTACCGACGGCATGACCTACAGCAACGAATGTTTCCTGGAAATCGAGAACTGCCGCAGTCGAAGTCTAGTTACAAAGAAGTATCATGGAGTATGCGGCCAACCAACGGAGGAGCCtaagaattatttatattaa